In Montipora foliosa isolate CH-2021 chromosome 13, ASM3666993v2, whole genome shotgun sequence, one DNA window encodes the following:
- the LOC137982881 gene encoding uncharacterized protein, which yields MVGIAFMVDSKESYSSVTKQDNRCEYSDEAKRVGLDDFLQKAQDKYYELNPDKIASRPGVKPDEIRQKYRCYDPSPSNIKKITDAAVKIAKDLEEMPIDKEKLTLREKRAISQLAHWGKHGFPFMVPYLYNYYVADWMMGGDIFCWNPMCFILIDMQSSLKHFKPSTVNEMETLRDKFKEVGTSFDQFVANMRLGVEAGMVRSIDECKAGLDGLKNRYTDVAFNGPTGVYQTSFLKPFLESKFLSEMKADQLTEWKAKSGKSVNESLHEFILDHVGKPIDRMLRFIEDEYIQHCVPENIATGLSSLPLKYIYVNGSQTNTVTTQKLPSGETLKGLDSYLKLLQHFTTNSQTPENIYKLGEEMLSKLYVEVLELTKTITKETNADNAKNKFIKIINASDQFYSVEDIPANESDSNAHKLCISDEKAAMYCPKRTAAMKNWFSYTKEILATMDYEIADLFHVTGPYQSTPGCPIKLQNDFNPSSAVPFYIQSDARCSRVASYNMPFFLKRPGPRYESKTMAAHEARPGHHTQVQGYTERFTDTCGGPIGWIASSTIYLSFSEGWALYSENPLIPTYTKMYEADPISKYGMLKWQVWRALRLMMDTGLHVKGKRRDWAKNLFAQYAWDTSDVADKEITRYLSVPGQAVTYMLGQLVIMKLKKEAEDELKDNFNIKDFHYQILRQGPSPLSYIEDSIRKYISCAKDKNQKGCDEVLEPPNPASVATGNQFSNVFNDAGISPWVV from the exons ATGGTTGGAATTGCGTTTATGGTAGATTCCAAAGAAAGCTATTCTTCTGTGACAAAACAAGATAATCGATGTGAATACTCGGACGAAGCTAAACGAGTTGGCCTTGACGACTTTTTGCAGAAAGCCCAAGATAAGTATTACGAGCTAAATCCTGACAAAATTGCAAGCAGGCCTGGCGTCAAACCAGATGAGATCAGGCAGAAGTATCGATGTTACGATCCAAGTCCTTCAAACATCAAGAAGATCACAGACGCAGCTGTCAAAATAGCTAAGGACCTCGAGGAAATGCCTATCGACAAGGAGAAGCTGACTCTCCGGGAGAAACGAGCAATTTCTCAGCTGGCTCACTGGGGTAAACATGGCTTTCCTTTTATGGTGCCCTACTTATACAACTACTATGTGGCAGACTGGATGATGGGTGGTGACATATTCTGTTGGAACCCGATGTGTTTCATTCTCATTGATATGCAGTCATCCTTGAAGCATTTTAAGCCATCGACGGTAAATGAAATGGAGACTCTAAGGGATAAATTCAAGGAGGTTGGAACAAGTTTTGATCAATTCGTTGCCAACATGAGGTTAGGTGTGGAAGCCGGCATGGTCCGTTCAATAGACGAATGCAAGGCTGGATTAGATGGGTTAAAAAATCGTTATACAGATGTTGCTTTTAACGGTCCAACTG GGGTCTACCAAACAAGCTTCTTGAAGCCATTTCTGGAATCTAAATTCCTGTCTGAAATGAAAGCGGACCAACTGACGGAGTGGAAAGCCAAATCTGGGAAATCTGTGAATGAGTCTCTCCACGAATTCATATTGGATCATGTTGGCAAACCAATCGATAGAATGCTGAG ATTTATAGAGGATGAATACATTCAGCACTGTGTACCGGAAAACATTGCCACAGGACTCAGTAGCTTGCCGCTGAAGTACATCTACGTGAACGGCTCGCAGACCAATACAGTGACCACTCAGAAGCTGCCTTCAGGAGAAACTCTGAAAGGCCTTGACTCTTACCTCAAACTACTGCAGCATTTTACAACCAATTCGCAGACTCCAGAGAACATTTACAAGCTAGGAGAGGAAATGCTCTCTAAACTGTATGTCGAG GTGCTTGAATTAACCAAGACGAtcacaaaggagactaatgctGATAACGCAAAGAACAAATTCATCAAGATAATTAACGCCTCTGACCAATTCTACAGTGTAGAAGATATCCCAGCAAATGAATCTGATTCAAATGCACACAAGCTCTGCATAAGCGATGAAAAAGCGGCCATGTATTGTCCAAAGAGGACTGCTGCCATGAAAAACTGGTTCTCTTACACCAAAGAG ATTCTAGCAACAATGGATTATGAGATTGCAGACCTTTTCCACGTGACCGGTCCATATCAGTCGACTCCAGGCTGCCCTATCAAATTGCAAAACGACTTTAACCCCTCCAGCGCTGTCCCTTTCTACATACAGTCTGATGCGAGATGCTCCCGAGTGGCATCTTACAATATGCCCTTCTTCTTAAAGAGACCTGGGCCCAGGTATGAATCAAAGACGATGGCGGCGCATGAGGCAAGGCCTGGGCACCACACTCAG GTGCAAGGTTATACGGAGCGGTTTACGGACACATGCGGGGGTCCCATTGGTTGGATAGCATCAAGCACAATCTATCTTTCATTTTCTGAGGGCTGGGCTTTGTATTCGGAGAATCCACTGATTCCTACATACACCAAGATGTATGAGGCTGATCCAATTAGCAAGTACGGGATGTTAAAGTGGCAG GTCTGGAGAGCCCTACGTTTGATGATGGACACAGGACTTCATGTCAAAGGAAAACGACGTGACTGGGCGAAGAATTTGTTCGCTCAATATGCTTGGGACACAAGTGATGTAGCTGACAAAGAAATCACCCGTTACCTTAGCGTTCCGGGACAGGCTGTCACATATATGCTGGGACAACTAGTAATcatgaaattaaagaaagagGCTGAGGACGAACTGAAGGACAATTTTAATATAAAGGACTTCCATTACCAG